A window of Haloarcula marismortui ATCC 43049 genomic DNA:
GCGAGGGGAAAGTCGAGGGTGCGGTCCGGACTGCTGTTGCCCTGCTGACCGAGGGTGTCGTTGCCGCCCCAATCGAGGGTATCGACCGCGTGGAACTGCTGGAAAACGACGACGGCACGGAGTTCATCAACGTCTACTACGCTGGCCCGATCCGCTCGGCCGGCGGGACGGCACAGGCGCTGTCGGTGCTGGTCGCCGACTACGCCCGCGCGCTACTGGGTATCGACCAGTACAAGGCCCGCGAGGAGGAAATCGGGCGCTACGCCGAAGAGATCGACCTCTACGACAAGGACACCGGCCTCCAGTACTCGCCAAAAGAAAAGGAGACGAAGTTCATCGCCGAGCACATGCCCATCATGCTCGACGGCGAGGCGACCGGCGACGAGGAGGTGTCGGGCTATCGGGACCTCGAACGCGTCGACTCGAACTCCCCGCGTGGCGGGATGTGTCTGGTACTGGCCGAAGGGATTGCGCTGAAAGCGCCGAAGATACAGCGCTACACCCGGAACCTAGACGAGGTCGACTGGCCGTGGCTGCAGGACCTCATCGACGGGACCATCGGCAAGGACGAAGCCGACGAGGGGGACAGCGCAGAAGACGCGAACGGCGACGACGCGGGCGAAGGAGCGGACGACGACGGCGGGGACGAGGCTGACGAGCAGGCGGGACCGCCGCGGGTCGAACCCGCCGACAAATACCTCCGGGACCTCATCGCCGGCCGCCCGGTGTTTTCCCACCCGTCGAAATCGGGCGGGTTCCGGCTTCGCTACGGCCGGTCACGCAACCACGGCTTTGCGACCGCCGGCGTCCACCCGGCAACGATGCACCTCGTCGACGACTTCCTCGCGACGGGGACTCAGATCAAGACCGAGCGGCCGGGGAAAGCCGCCGGCGTCGTGCCGGTCGACACCATCGAGGGGCCGACCGTACGTCTGGCTAATGGCGACGTGCGCCGCATCGACGACGCCGAGGAGGCACTGGCAGTCCGCAACGGCGTCGAGAAGATACTCGACCTCGGTGAGTATCTGGTCAACTACGGCGAGTTCGTCGAGAACAACCATCCGCTCGCGCCGGCCTCCTACACCGTCGAGTGGTGGGAGCAGGACCTCGCGGCCGCCGGTGCGGACGTGCAGGCGATGCAGGACTCGCCCCACATCGACCTCGCCGACCCGAGCGCCGAGGAAGCCATCGAGTGGGCGACCGAGTACGACGCCCCGCTGCACCCGAAATACACCTACCTCTGGCACGACGTGAGCATCGAACAGGTGTGTGCGCTCGCCGACGCCGTCGAGGACGCACAGGTCGCACAGGCCGACGGTGCGTACGCCGACCCGGAGATGGACGGCACAGCAGGCGATGCGCACAGCGACGACGGCGCGCTCGTCCTGCCACGGAGCGATGCCGTCCAGCAGACGCTCGAACACCTTCTCATCGGGCACACGCAGGACGAGGAGACGATTACGGTCACCGACTGGGTGCCGCTGGTTCGGACGCTTGGGTTCTCCCGGTCGCTGGAGCGGGACTGGACGCGAGAAGACCTCTCCGAGCACGCGCGAACCTACGGTGAGAGCGAGTCGCTCGACGCAATCGGCGTTGCCGAGGATGCCGAGCGAGAAGACGGCCAGAACGCCATCAAGGCGATAAACGAGGTTGCGCCATTTCAGGTTCGGGAGCGCGCCCCGACCCGCATCGGCAACCGAATGGGTCGCCCCGAGAAATCCGAGCGGCGGGACCTCTCGCCGGCCGTCCACACGCTCAGCCCCATCGGCGAGGCCGGCGGGGCACAGCGAGACGTGGCCAAGGCGACGAAACACGCCGACGACATGAGCGATACGCCCGGCCAAGTCGAGGTCGAAGTAGCCCGGCGGCGCTGTCCTGACTGCGGGACCGAGACCCACCAGGCGAACTGTGCCGAATGCAGCGGGACCACCGAGCCAGTGTACGTCTGTCCCGACTGTGAAGCCGAGGTCGAGCGCGACGAGTCCGGCCGCGCGGAGTGTGGGCGCTGTGAGACACTCGCCTCACCGACCCAGTACAAAGTGCTCGACCTGCAGGAAGCGTATCGGGACGCCCTGCAGAATGTCGGTGAGCGCGAAACGGCCTTCGAACAACTGAAAGCAGTCAAGGGACTCACCTCCGAGGAGAAAGTCCCGGAACCGATGGAGAAGGGTATTCTCCGGGCAAAACACGACGTCTCGGCGTTCAAGGACGGCACCGTCCGCTACGATATGACCGACTTGCCGGTGACGGCGGTCCGAGCCTCAGAACTGGATGTCTCTGCCGAGCGACTCCGGGGACTGGGCTACACAGAGGACATCCACGGCGACCCGCTGACCCACGAGGACCAGCTGGTCGAGCTAAAGGTCCAGGATATCGTCCTCTCGGACGGCGCGGCCGAGCACATGCTCCAGACCGCCCGGTTCGTCGACGACCTCTTGGAACAGTACTATGGGCTGGAGCGGTTCTACGAGTTCGACGACCGCGAAGACCTCGTCGGCGAACTCGTGTTCGGAATGGCCCCCCACACCAGCGCGGCGACGGTCGGCCGTGTGGTCGGCTTCACCTCCGCCGCCGTCGGCTACGCGCACCCGTACTTCCACGCCGCCAAGCGACGGAACTGCTTCCATCCGGACACCCGGCTGTGGTACGAGGACGAGAACGACGACTGGGAATACGGCACCATCGAGGAACTGGTCGAAAGTCGACTGGACGACCCCCAAGAGGACGACTTCGGAACGCTCGTACAGGAGTTAGACGGCGACCTCACCGTGTCGTCGCTGGGCGAGAACGGTCCCTGTCGCCAGCCCGTCGACGCCGTCTCGAAACACCCCGCGCCGGACCACCTCGTGGAAGTAGCCGTCGGCGACCGGACGCTCCGTGTCACGCCCGACCACACGATGCTCCGGGCCGGTCCCGATGGAATCGAGGAGGTTCCGGCCAGCGATTTAGCCGCCGGCGACGACCTCCCTGCCTACGACGGCGGCGAGACGACGACGATGACGGCACGCGGCGAGGCCTCGACGGCGGCTACCGACGGCGCAGCCCCGACAGACACCGTCGAGGCTGTCGAGTACGTCGAAAGCGATGTCGACCACGTCTACTGTCTCACAGTCGCCGACACGCACCGGGTTGCCGTCGAAGGGACCTACGTCGGCCAGTGCGACGGCGATGAGGACTGCGTGATGCTCCTGATGGACGGCCTGCTGAACTTCTCGAAGTCGTATCTCCCGAACCAGCGCGGCGGACAGATGGACGCACCACTCGTGATGTCCTCGCGTATCGACCCCAGCGAAATCGACGACGAGGCCCACAACATGGACATCATGGACGCCTATCCCCGGGAGTTCTACGAGGCAACCCGCGAGATGAAAGACCCGACCGAGGTCGAAGACGTGATGAAAATCGCCGAGGAGACGCTGGGGACCGACCGCGAGTACACCGAGTTCCGGCATACGCACGACACGGCGAACATCGCTGCCGGGCCGGACCTCTCGGCGTACAAGACGCTCGGCTCGATGGAGGACAAGATGGACGCCCAGCTGGAGATTTCCCGGAAGCTGCGGGCCGTCGTCGAGAGCGATGTGGCCGAACGAATCATCGAGTACCACTTCCTGCCGGACCTCATCGGCAACCTCCGGGCCTTCTCCAGACAGGAGGTCCGGTGTCTCGACTGCGGGGAGTCGTTCCGCCGTGCACCCCTGACCGGCGACTGCCGGGAGTGTGGCGGCCGCGTCAACCTCACCGTCCATGAGGGGTCGGTCAACAAGTACATTGACACCGCCATCCGGGTCGCCGACGAGTTCGGTGCCCGCGACTACACGAAACAGCGGCTCAAGATACTGGAACGGAAAATCGAGTCGGTGTTCGAGAACGACCACAACAAGCAGTCAGGTATCGCGGACTTCATGTGAGCCGTCCCGGGACCGCCTTCGGGACGCCCGACCGGGTCCGCCCATCGGGCGGCGTGTGTCAGCGGGCGCGTCCGCGTTCCGGGTGGCATTTAAATTCGAACCGCGTTCTCAGCTCCTTGCAATCCGAGCGGGATATATGATGAATCCTGATAGAAGGCGAGGCAAGAGATGGACCGAGACGTGCTGGTCATCGACGATTCAGTCGACCGTCAGGTGTATGAAAGGGGCCTCAACCCAGCATACAGCTACACACTGGCCGAGACAGTGGACGACATCGCCCCCTCGTTTGCTCGGTCGGAGGTCGTCGTCTACGACCACGGACGGCCGGGGATGGCGTTTCCAGAACTGAAACAGACGGTACGAGACATCGGTGGGTCGTACTGCGTGCTCGTCGTGACCGGGGCAGAGCCGACGCTGGAACTCCTGTCGCTCCCGTGTACCGATTACCTTCGGAAACCGGTCGACGGGGCGGCGCTCGGGCAGGCAGTCGAGCGGGCGATGGGGCTCTCGGACGGTGACCTCCGGGAGGCGATATCACTGACGCGAAAAGTACACGTGCTTGATTCGGCCCAGTCAGGCAGCGAACTCGAACAGAGTCGGGCGGTCCACGACGCACGTCGGCGACTCCGCGAACTTGCAAGGCCGGAGGTTCTGTGTGAGATTGAGCGGATTGACGCCGATATCCTCTCTACCCACCTCGACCTGATACGGGGCGCTACTGACGAGCGGCAGGCACCGCGGGCCGACGGCGGAGAGACCGGCGGGAGCCGTCTGGAAAGCGTGGATATCAGTCCCTGGAAGTTCCGGGAGGCAGTCGAGAGCGCTGGCCATGCCGTCGTGTTCACCGACCGAGACGGGGTTATCGAGTACGTCAATCCGGCGTTCGAGGAGCTGACCGGATACGCCGAATCGGAGGTTATCGGCCACACGCCGCGGGTCCTCAATTCGGGTGAACACGACGACGCCTTCTACGAGCGCCTGTGGGACACCATCGATGCTGGCGATGTCTGGCGGGGTGAACTGGTGAACGAGCGCCCTGACGGTGAGCGCTACGTCATCGAGCAGACGATTGCGCCGCTTCCACGCGGCGGCGAGCCGCGCGGCTACGTCGCTATCAACACGGATATCACCCAAAAGCGGCAGCGTGAGGAGAAAATAGAGGCGCTACACGAGGCGACACGGGACCTGCTCGGCGCTGACAGCCCATCGACGGTTGCCGCCGAAGTCGGCGCGGCCATCGAATCGATTCTGGAGTTCCGCATCAACGTGATCCGCGTCCATCGGGACGGGCAACTCCAGCCTGTGCACGTCAACGACAAGGCCGAGGAGTTGCTAGCGGAGCGGCCGACATACGACGTCGGCGAGGGGTTCCCCGGCGAAGCCTTCGAGGAACAGCAGGCAAGCGTCTACACGGATATCCGTGACCACGACGGCGGCACAGCGCTTGAGCCGGTCGTCTCGTGGCTGTACGTCCCAATCAGCGAGTACGGCATCATCAGCGTGGGACAGACGGACCCGGATGCGTTCGATGAGACCGACCTGAACCTCGTCCAGATTATTGCGAGCAACGCGGAAGTCGCCCTGCAACGCCTGCAAAAAGAGCGGGAGCTACAGCGGGAGAACGACCGGCTCGAACAGTTCGCAAGCACCGTTTCACACGACCTTCGGAACCCGCTACAGGTCGCCAAGGGGACGCTGAGCCAGCTCGACGACAGCACTGCCGGGGTCGACCGGCTGCGGCAGGCCCACGAGCGGATGGAAGAAGTCATCGAGGGCGTGTTGACGCTGACACGGCAGGGGAACCGCGTCGAAGACCCGTCACCGGTCGACCTCGGTGCGGTCGCGCGTTCCTGTTGGACCCACGTGAGTTCCTGTGACACGGAACTGGTCGTCGAGGCGGACAGCCTCGTTGTTTCCGGGGACGACGCCCGCCTCAAACACCTCTTCGAAAACCTGTTTCGCAACGCCGTCACACACGGGCAGGCGTCGACCATCCGGGTCGGACCACTCGACAGCGGGTTTTACGTCGCCGACGACGGGGTCGGCATCCCGGAGGAGGAGCGAAACAGCATCTTCGACAACGGCTACACGACGAGTGCCGACGGGACGGGGCTCGGCCTGACAATCGTCGAGGAAATCGCGAGCGCACACGACTGGGACGTGTCCGTAACCGAAAGCGGGACCGGCGGTGCCCGCTTTGAGTTCGTCGCCGCCACCCAGTACAGGGATGAGTGATCCGGATGCCACGCGCTTCAGGGCGCTGTTCGAGCACACCGACGATGCTGTCGCCGAGGTCAAGTTCATCGACGACAAGCCGATAATCCGGGCGGTAAATCCGGCGTTCGTCGAACTGTTCGGTGTCGACAGCGAGCAAATACGCGGGGAACCACTGACCGAGCACGTCCTGGGAATCGAACGGGACGGCTGGAAAGCGTCCGACGGAGCGCCAGGCGACCCCCACCCACAGCAGGGCACCGTCACGGGACAGACAGTCGAGGGCCCCCGGCAGTTGTCCTGTCGGGTCGTTCCGACGACAGCGAACCGAGCGCTGACGATATACACCGACCTGACCGAGAGACAACGGCGAGAGCAACACCATCAGGTGCTCCACCGTGTGCTACGGCACAACCTCAGGAACAAGCTCGTGCCGCTGCTTGACGGGACAGAGACGCTGGCGGCGGAGCTGTCGGGCGACCTCGGGGCGCAGGCATCCCTGATGGCGACGGCGGCAAGCGAACTGGCCGAACTGAGCGAGATGGCCGGGAAGATAGAGTACGTGATGGGCGCGGCCGCGACGACGGCGTCACGGACCGACCTCGTCGAGAGCGTGCGGTCAGTCCTCGACCGGTACGACGCCGCGACAGTTGACCTCGCTGTCGAGGACTCCGAGACGGTGACCGTCGCCGTCGACGACCGGCTTGAAATAGCGCTGACACAGCTCGTGGAAAACGGAATCAAACACACCGACGGAGAGCCGGAGCTGTCAGTCACGGTGCGGTGCGAGCGGACGGTGGCGGTGGTCGAAGTCAGCGACAACGGCCCGGGATTGCCCGAACACGAGCGGGCGGTGTTGTTCGGCGACAGGCCGATAACGCAGCTCAGACACAGCACCGGACTGGGGCTGTGGCTGACGAAGTGGATACTGGACTGTCACGGCGGAGAACTCGCCTACGACAGGCACGACGGGCGAACGACGCTCACGCTCCAGATTCCGCTCGCTGCGGAGTTCGGTGTCGGCGACAACGACCGACGCCGGACCT
This region includes:
- a CDS encoding DNA-directed DNA polymerase II large subunit, producing MREADEQYFETLETQLEAAFDVAERAKERGGDPKPEVEIPTARDMADRVENILGIDGVAERVRELEGQMSREEAALELVEDFVEGTVGDYDSREGKVEGAVRTAVALLTEGVVAAPIEGIDRVELLENDDGTEFINVYYAGPIRSAGGTAQALSVLVADYARALLGIDQYKAREEEIGRYAEEIDLYDKDTGLQYSPKEKETKFIAEHMPIMLDGEATGDEEVSGYRDLERVDSNSPRGGMCLVLAEGIALKAPKIQRYTRNLDEVDWPWLQDLIDGTIGKDEADEGDSAEDANGDDAGEGADDDGGDEADEQAGPPRVEPADKYLRDLIAGRPVFSHPSKSGGFRLRYGRSRNHGFATAGVHPATMHLVDDFLATGTQIKTERPGKAAGVVPVDTIEGPTVRLANGDVRRIDDAEEALAVRNGVEKILDLGEYLVNYGEFVENNHPLAPASYTVEWWEQDLAAAGADVQAMQDSPHIDLADPSAEEAIEWATEYDAPLHPKYTYLWHDVSIEQVCALADAVEDAQVAQADGAYADPEMDGTAGDAHSDDGALVLPRSDAVQQTLEHLLIGHTQDEETITVTDWVPLVRTLGFSRSLERDWTREDLSEHARTYGESESLDAIGVAEDAEREDGQNAIKAINEVAPFQVRERAPTRIGNRMGRPEKSERRDLSPAVHTLSPIGEAGGAQRDVAKATKHADDMSDTPGQVEVEVARRRCPDCGTETHQANCAECSGTTEPVYVCPDCEAEVERDESGRAECGRCETLASPTQYKVLDLQEAYRDALQNVGERETAFEQLKAVKGLTSEEKVPEPMEKGILRAKHDVSAFKDGTVRYDMTDLPVTAVRASELDVSAERLRGLGYTEDIHGDPLTHEDQLVELKVQDIVLSDGAAEHMLQTARFVDDLLEQYYGLERFYEFDDREDLVGELVFGMAPHTSAATVGRVVGFTSAAVGYAHPYFHAAKRRNCFHPDTRLWYEDENDDWEYGTIEELVESRLDDPQEDDFGTLVQELDGDLTVSSLGENGPCRQPVDAVSKHPAPDHLVEVAVGDRTLRVTPDHTMLRAGPDGIEEVPASDLAAGDDLPAYDGGETTTMTARGEASTAATDGAAPTDTVEAVEYVESDVDHVYCLTVADTHRVAVEGTYVGQCDGDEDCVMLLMDGLLNFSKSYLPNQRGGQMDAPLVMSSRIDPSEIDDEAHNMDIMDAYPREFYEATREMKDPTEVEDVMKIAEETLGTDREYTEFRHTHDTANIAAGPDLSAYKTLGSMEDKMDAQLEISRKLRAVVESDVAERIIEYHFLPDLIGNLRAFSRQEVRCLDCGESFRRAPLTGDCRECGGRVNLTVHEGSVNKYIDTAIRVADEFGARDYTKQRLKILERKIESVFENDHNKQSGIADFM
- a CDS encoding hybrid sensor histidine kinase/response regulator codes for the protein MDRDVLVIDDSVDRQVYERGLNPAYSYTLAETVDDIAPSFARSEVVVYDHGRPGMAFPELKQTVRDIGGSYCVLVVTGAEPTLELLSLPCTDYLRKPVDGAALGQAVERAMGLSDGDLREAISLTRKVHVLDSAQSGSELEQSRAVHDARRRLRELARPEVLCEIERIDADILSTHLDLIRGATDERQAPRADGGETGGSRLESVDISPWKFREAVESAGHAVVFTDRDGVIEYVNPAFEELTGYAESEVIGHTPRVLNSGEHDDAFYERLWDTIDAGDVWRGELVNERPDGERYVIEQTIAPLPRGGEPRGYVAINTDITQKRQREEKIEALHEATRDLLGADSPSTVAAEVGAAIESILEFRINVIRVHRDGQLQPVHVNDKAEELLAERPTYDVGEGFPGEAFEEQQASVYTDIRDHDGGTALEPVVSWLYVPISEYGIISVGQTDPDAFDETDLNLVQIIASNAEVALQRLQKERELQRENDRLEQFASTVSHDLRNPLQVAKGTLSQLDDSTAGVDRLRQAHERMEEVIEGVLTLTRQGNRVEDPSPVDLGAVARSCWTHVSSCDTELVVEADSLVVSGDDARLKHLFENLFRNAVTHGQASTIRVGPLDSGFYVADDGVGIPEEERNSIFDNGYTTSADGTGLGLTIVEEIASAHDWDVSVTESGTGGARFEFVAATQYRDE
- a CDS encoding PAS domain-containing sensor histidine kinase, whose protein sequence is MSDPDATRFRALFEHTDDAVAEVKFIDDKPIIRAVNPAFVELFGVDSEQIRGEPLTEHVLGIERDGWKASDGAPGDPHPQQGTVTGQTVEGPRQLSCRVVPTTANRALTIYTDLTERQRREQHHQVLHRVLRHNLRNKLVPLLDGTETLAAELSGDLGAQASLMATAASELAELSEMAGKIEYVMGAAATTASRTDLVESVRSVLDRYDAATVDLAVEDSETVTVAVDDRLEIALTQLVENGIKHTDGEPELSVTVRCERTVAVVEVSDNGPGLPEHERAVLFGDRPITQLRHSTGLGLWLTKWILDCHGGELAYDRHDGRTTLTLQIPLAAEFGVGDNDRRRTSQGD